One Gigantopelta aegis isolate Gae_Host chromosome 1, Gae_host_genome, whole genome shotgun sequence genomic region harbors:
- the LOC121375650 gene encoding uncharacterized protein LOC121375650 gives MQRVTDSRSLLQHDGVNSVDSKPTLTENIVHFHPTEESQDRFEQEPVDCELETDFYQPSLEDGQEVIAPSCVKTKLKVGEMKRSSEKRYQCKDTPHSKLESNVQKNWCKNGPNSKSVLVNSRPTHMDVSNKSSLFENEVVQYIDSSTQVDDIIDVESTDDGTDVVSNVKSGRERPNGVTKHQHSSIHIAIPINIVKPNGQCFTKTLIGKVKVGPKCFPTSCDMPQIPGKGSQEKIQLNLGPNIRVVDKELFTLQNNVSLVGKTIRFIDPDPATLSETNSHLIREKARRQCLVTNFKFLKSVIPCLAPSERKVCSPKQTILIEAKKYICRLESESQVLKRQLKLLKEKNCILVNHLKTKMTCEVVVVRCEKVGDRNIFESFISCTAKDNV, from the exons ATGCAACGTGTGACAGACTCGAGATCTCTGTTACAACATGACGGCGTTAATTCTGTCGACTCGAAGCCTACATTGACTGAGAACATCGTTCACTTCCATCCTACCGAGGAGTCCCAGGACCGCTTTGAACAGGAGCCTGTCGACTGTGAATTAGAAACAGACTTTTACCAGCCCAGTCTGGAAGATGGTCAGGAAGTGATCGCACCATCTTGTGTCAAAACAAAACTCAAAGTTGGGGAAATGAAACGATCATCTGAAAAAAGATATCAGTGCAAAGACACTCCACATAGCAAACTCGAATCTAATGTTCAAAAGAATTGGTGCAAGAATGGTCCAAACAGCAAATCTGTACTTGTCAACAGCAGACCTACGCATATGGACGTTAGTAACAAGTCGTCATTGTTTGAGAACGAAGTTGTACAGTACATTGATTCATCGACACAAGTTG ATGACATCATTGATGTTGAAAGCACTGACGATGGAACAGACGTGGTTTCCAATGTTAAATCTGGCAGAGAGAGGCCGAATGGCGTTACTAAACACCAGCATTCTAGCATACACATTGCTATTCCCATCAACATCGTCAAACCTAATGGACAATGTTTCACCAAAACTCTCATCGGCAAGGTGAAGGTTGGTCCGAAATGTTTTCCCACATCGTGTGATATGCCGCAAATTCCCGGCAAGGGATCGCAAGAGAAGATCCAACTAAACCTGGGTCCAAACATCCGAGTTGTTGACAAAGAGCTCTTCACGTTGCAGAACAATGTATCGCTGGTGGGCAAAACTATCAGGTTTATCGATCCAGACCCGGCAACGCTGTCGGAAACAAACAGTCATTTAATACGGGAGAAAGCGAGGAGACAGTGCTTGGTCACGAACTTTAAATTTCTTAAAAGTGTCATTCCCTGCCTTGCCCCTTCCGAGAGAAAGGTGTGTTCTCCGAAGCAAACAATATTAATTGAAGCAAAGAAATACATCTGTAGGCTGGAGTCTGAGTCGCAGGTTCTGAAACGGCAGCTAAAACTGTTGAAGGAGAAGAATTGTATTCTCGTGAACCACCTCAAAACCAAAATGACGTGCGAAGTCGTCGTCGTCAGGTGCGAAAAAGTTGGCGACAGAAACATATTTGAGTCATTCATCAGCTGTACTGCCAAGGACAATGTTTGA